From the genome of Phyllostomus discolor isolate MPI-MPIP mPhyDis1 chromosome 12, mPhyDis1.pri.v3, whole genome shotgun sequence, one region includes:
- the SERTAD3 gene encoding SERTA domain-containing protein 3 — translation MVGGGLKRKHSDLEEEEEDEKWGWGPAGLRSYQQALLRISLDKVQQSLGPRAPSLRRHVLIHNTLQQLQAALCLAPAPAVPPEPLFLGEEDFSLSTTIGSILRELETSMDETETPQNPVAPPSPQNEVLPQPDPVFLEALSSRYLGDSGLDDFFLDIDTSTVEKEPALAPAEPPHNLFCAPGSWEWNELDHIMEIILGS, via the coding sequence ATGGTAGGAGGAGGCTTGAAGAGGAAACACTCCGacttggaggaggaagaggaggatgagaAGTGGGGCTGGGGTCCAGCAGGCTTGCGAAGCTACCAGCAAGCCCTGCTCCGCATCTCTCTAGATAAAGTCCAGCAAAGCCTGGGCCCCCGAGCACCCAGCCTCCGCAGGCATGTCCTCATCCACAACACcctccagcagctccaggccGCACTTTGCCTGGCTCCAGCACCTGCCGTGCCCCCTGAGCCCCTCTTCCTGGGTGAGGAGGACTTCTCCTTGTCTACTACCATCGGCTCTATTCTCAGGGAGCTGGAGACTTCCATGGATGAGACGGAGACCCCTCAGAATCCAGTGGCTCCCCCAAGCCCCCAAAATGAAGTACTGCCCCAGCCTGATCCAGTTTTCTTAGAAGCCCTGAGCTCTCGGTACCTGGGGGACTCAGGTCTGGATGACTTTTTTCTGGACATTGACACTTCCACGGTGGAGAAGGAGCCTGCACTGGCCCCAGCAGAGCCTCCTCACAACCTCTTCTGTGCCCCAGGGTCCTGGGAGTGGAATGAACTAGATCACATCATGGAAATCATTCTAGGATCCTAA
- the BLVRB gene encoding flavin reductase (NADPH), protein MAVKKIAIFGATGKTGLTTLAQAVQAGYEVTVLVRDSSRLPSEGPQPAHVVVGDVRQAADVDKTVAGQDAVIVLLGTRNDLSPTTVMSEGAQNIVAAMKAHGVDKVVACTSAFLLWDPAKVPPRLQDVTNDHIRMHKVLQDSGLKYVAVMPPHIGDQPLTGAYSVTLDGHGPSRVISKHDLGHFMLRCLTTDEYDGRSVYPSHQYN, encoded by the exons ATGGCCGTCAAGAAGATTGCCATCTTCGGCGCCACCGGCAAGACCGGGCTCACCACGCTGGCTCAGGCGGTGCAAGCAG GTTATGAGGTGACGGTGTTGGTGCGGGACTCTTCCAGGTTGCCCTCGGAGGGGCCCCAGCCGGCCCACGTGGTAGTGGGCGATGTTCGGCAGGCAGCTGACGTGGACAAGACCGTGGCCGGGCAGGATGCTGTCATCGTGCTGTTGGGCACCCGCAATGACCTCA GTCCTACCACAGTGATGTCAGAGGGTGCCCAGAACATTGTGGCAGCCATGAAGGCCCATGGTGTGGACAAGGTCGTGGCCTGCACCTCGG CCTTCCTGCTCTGGGACCCGGCCAAGGTGCCCCCACGACTGCAGGATGTGACCAATGACCACATTCGGATGCACAAGGTGCTGCAGGATTCAGGTCTGAAGTATGTGGCCGTGATGCCGCCCCACATAG GAGACCAGCCACTGACTGGGGCCTACTCAGTGACCCTGGATGGACACGGGCCCTCGAGGGTCATCTCCAAACATGACCTGGGCCACTTCATGCTGCGCTGCCTCACCACTGATGAGTACGATGGGCGCAGCGTCTACCCTTCCCACCAGTACAACTAG